The Tenebrio molitor chromosome 5, icTenMoli1.1, whole genome shotgun sequence genome has a segment encoding these proteins:
- the LOC138131030 gene encoding protein LZIC-like — protein MTSYGKVETAKLQQNLENQLDRLVEQLGDLEKCKDDLDPEEYEETKQETMDQLKELNDSLSKLVKGDISLVSALGAVQLATQAAISEAFKTPEVIRLFGKREPKQLRDRLLNIEQETKLNKLSCEARDRQKAEILTALRQLGEQLSREELQFLESHNSVANAFKNVEFVEVTDE, from the exons ATGACTTCTTACGGAAAAGTCGAAACCGCAAAACTACAACAAAACCTTGAAAATCAATTGGACCGGCTTGTGGAACAATTGGGAGATCTAGAAAAGTGCAA AGATGATTTAGACCCGGAAGAGTATGAAGAAACGAAACAGGAAACTATGGATCAGCTGAAAGAATTGAATGACAGTTTGTCTAAATTAGTCAAAGGTGATATTTCACTTGTCAGTGCTTTAGGAGCTGTACAACTT gcAACGCAAGCTGCCATATCAGAAGCTTTCAAAACTCCTGAAGTTATTAGACTGTTTGGTAAGAGAGAACCAAAACAGTTAAGAGATAGACTATTAAATATTGAACAAGAGACTAAACTCAATAAATTAAGCTGTGAAGCAAGAGACAGACAAAAG GCAGAAATATTAACAGCCTTGCGACAACTAGGTGAGCAGTTGTCTAGAGAAGAATTGCAGTTTTTAGAAAGCCATAATAGTGTTGCCAAtgcatttaaaaatgttgaatttGTGGAAGTGACTGATGAATAA